The DNA segment TCGCAGTGCGGGTAACCCGGGAGTGACGTTGTCCCTCGATCTCTATTCGGATGATCGCAGTGGCTTCAAGCCGATCGGGCAGATGGATTTCAACCGGAATGGGCGCATGGACACCGTATACATCCGTCCGGATGGGGGCTTCTATGTCACTTTCATGACCGAGGATGGTTACACAACTGGCGGCAACATCGGAAACATGCGCACTCGCGAGACCTTTGGCTGGGATATCAGTCCACGGCTGGACTCGTGGGAAAAGCCCGTAGGCTTCATGGACATGGGCAACTCTTCAACCGAGGATCTCATCGTGATCGACCGTGAGGGTAATTTTGAGGTGGGATTTGTCACAGAGAACGGACTGGCAAACAGCAAGAAGCTGGTCAACGCCCGTGACATTGGGCTGAGTGGTGCCACTGCGGATCTGAACTCTCCGATCAAGTCGATTGGTTCCGGTGATTTTGATGGCGACCGCAAGCGAGAGCTTCTCTTTGTCGGCCCTTCAGGGGGGCTTTTCATTGTGAAATCATCGGGGGGCGCACTGCAGCAGGCCGTGGCAGTTGGAAATCCGATGGAACGATTCGGATTTGGTGTGACTTCCGACAGCGCAAGTCCCTACAAACCAGTTGCATTAACCGATGTGAATGGTGACGGCACGGACGATCTGGTAATGGTGGATCCGGGTGGAACCCTGCTAAGCATCCTATTCCGAAACGGTTCGATTGCAGGCGTTGCAAATCTTGGCAATCCCCAGGCGAGCTGGAATTGGAATTTGTCGTCCCAGTCGTTCTATTCCCGCCCCATTGGCATTGCCTACGGAACGGGTTGGTGGAACTGGTGATCCAGTGATCGTGAGTTCGGCTACGGCAGGAAAAACACATTCCTTATAAAAAGAGGCTTGCTTTCATTATAGTGGAAGCTAGCCTCCGTTCTTTTATCCATTTTACCGGAAGTCTTTCCGGGAAAACTGATAACCAAAAACACTCACCATAAGAAAACGATTTCTCTCCCATTCACGGGAGCTTTGAAGCCATGAATATTACTGTAAGAGACCTGCTTGACGCCGGTGTTCACTTTGGACACCAAATCCGCCGCTGGAACCCGCGCTCAAAGCCGTTTATCCACGATCACCGCCACGGTGTTTCGATCATCGACCTCGAGAAAACGTATGAGCAACTCGAGATTGCAACCCAGTACGTTGAAGAATTGGTTGCCAAGGGCAAGGACGTGCTCTTTGTCGGAACGAAAAAACAGGCCAAGGACATCATCCGCGAGGCGGCCGTCAACGTACACATGCCGTTTTCCGTGAATCGTTGGATGGGTGGAACCCTGACAAATTTTGTTACCATCAAGTCGAGTCTGGCGAAGTACCACAAGTTTCTTGAAATGGAGACCGATGGTCGCCTGGCGAAGCTGCCCGGAAAAGAATCGGCGGCAATCCGTCGTCAGATGGAGCGCATGTTCCGGAATTTTGAAGGATTGAAGGAGGTTAAGGAACTTCCGGCGGCAATGTTTGTTGTCGACATCAAAAACGAGCAAATCGCGGTTGCGGAAGCACGTATTCTTGGCATTCCGGTTGTGGGATTGGTGGACACAAACTCCGATCCGACACAGGTGGACTACCCGATCCCGGGGAATGACGATGCGGTCAAGTCGATCCGCTTGATTGTGGAAACGATCAGCGAGGCGGTTCAAAATGGTCTCGCGCGGCGCACAACGGTTGTGGAATCCCGCGGATTTACTCCCCGCATTCGTGAAGAACAGGTTGATCCGTCGCACGAAACGGGAGTTACCCTTCCCGAGGGATATGAAGAGTTTGGAGACAGTGCTGCTGCACCTGTCGAAGCGCCAGTTGAGGCACCCGTTGTCGAAGAAGCACCTGTCGTAGAAGCTCCCGTCGCTGAAGAAGTGGCAGAGCAGGCACCTGTTGAGCAGGAGACTGAAGAAGCTCCAGTTGTCGAAGAAGCAGCCGACGAGCAGCCGGAAGAAGAGGAAGTTGCTGAGAAAAAAGCGAGCAAACCAGCCAAGAAAGCAAAGACCACAAAGAAGAAGGCTGCTTCAGAAGAAGAAGAGTAAGCAAGGTAACAACCTGGTGTCAGCGGTCGAATTTGCTCGGCAATGATCGCAGAAGACCCTAAAGGAACGATAGGAATTGAGCCATGAGCCAGATTAACGCAAAACAAGTAGGAGAACTTCGTGCAAAAACGGGTGCAGGTCTGATGGACTGCAAAAAAGCACTCGTGGAAGCCGGAGGAGATTTTGAAAAAGCAACGACCATTCTTCGCAAGATGGGTGTAGCCGACGCAGCCAAGCGCTCCGGTCGCAATGCCGCTGAAGGCTTGGTCGAGTCATACATTCACTTGGGTGGAAAAGTGGGCGTGCTCATCGAAATCAATTGCGAGTCCGACTTTGTCGCAAAAAACGAGGGTTTCAAGGAGTTTGCCCGGGATCTCTGCATGCACATCGCTGCAGCAAACCCGACTTATGTGAAACGTGACGACGTGCCCGAAGAATTGGTTGAAAAGGAGCGCGAAATCGCAACTGAGCAAGCCGAGGGCAAACCCGCACAAGCCATCCAGAAGATTGTGGAAGGCAAGCTGAACAAATACTTCGCCGAAAACTGTTTGATGGAACAATCTTACGTCAAGAATACGGATCAGACGATTCAGGATCTCTTGACCGAAAAGATTGCCCTGCTCGGGGAAAATATGCTGATCAAGCGTTTTGCCCGATTTCAGGTGGGTGAGTAAGGTTTTTATCGAAGCTCTACCGAATTTGCAGAGGCAATCAGTTTCGACTGGTTGCCTTTGTTGTTTTCGGAATCGACGCAAAGGCATCTATGCTTGGAGGTTGATTCCCCCTCGGACTTGGTACTTTTTAGCAACTCAACATCATGCAAACTTTAGTCAACGTCGAGGAACTCGACATCAACACCTTGAATCAGGAACTGGCAGATCTGCCAGCAACTGGTCGATTCGAACGCGCGCTGAACCTTTTTGGAGATCGCATCTTTCTCTCAACCAGCTTTGGAGTGCAATCTGCCGTGATGCTGCACATGGCAGTTTCGATTCGTCCGGATCTGCCAGTGGTCTGGGTGGATACGGGTTATCTTTTCCCTGAAACCTATCGCTTTGCTGAGGTCCTCAGAGAGCGCCTAAACCTCAATCTGCAGACCTATGTTCCGCGCATGACCTCGGCCCACCAGGAGGCCATCTACGGCAAGCGATGGGAAGACGGCAAAGAAGGGATCGAGGCCTACAATCGTCTGAACAAGGTGGAACCGATGAACCGCGCTGTGGTGGATCTCAATGCGCTCGCCTGGATTTCGGGACTGCGTCGGGAACAATCGAGCACACGCGAACACCTTGAGGTGATGGTGCGGCAGAACAAGGTCGTGAAAGTGCATCCGATCATCGACTGGAGTGCAAAGGATGTGTACCACTACCTGACGAAACATGACCTTCCTTATCACCCGCTCTGGGAAGAAGGCTATGTTTCGGTTGGTGACTGGCACAGCACTTCAAAACTGTCAGACGCTGGTTCAGAGGAGGCAACGCGTTTTGGGGGAGTGAAGCGTGAGTGCGGACTGCATGAACTGTCCGGTCAGCCCGACTTTCAGATCTGACCATTTACCCCACAACGTGCAGGCTTTTCCTGGCTCGTGCTGTCTGATGACGGGGTCAAGCCCTCGAGAATTCGGGGTAAATGGGGTCATGTATTTTTGACCACTGCACCCCAGGTAGCATTGCGCAAGAATTCCTTATGGAAGAATGAGGCAGAGCTGATGGCTTCTGCCTCTCACAATCCTAGGTGGGGGAACGCATCAAATCATGTATTCCTTGTATTTCACATCATTGTGAAACTCTGATCCCTTGCGAGTGGGAGCCACGTAGCCTGCGCGGATTACAAAATCTCCAAAATGCTCACCCTTTTTTCGGTGAGTGGCGTAGTCAATCAGGATGGGCCGGAGCAGCGGAACCAGGTTATCCTGAGGCACGGCATCCCGGTAAAGCTTGTTCAGACGATTCCCGTTGAACGCTGCACCCAGGTAGACGTTGTAAACGCCAGGAGCCTTGCCCACAAAGGCAATTTCGCCGAGATACGGACGGGCACAGCCGTTCGGGCAGCCCGTCATGCGAATCACGATCGAATCATCTCTCAGTCCATGCTCTTTCATGATCTCCTCCAGCTGAGTGACCACGTCCGGCAGGTAGCGTTCGCTTTCCGCGAGCGCGAGGCCACAGGTCGGCAGCGCCACACAGGCCATGGAACTGAGCCGCATGCCCGTCTGGTGCAAGCCCTTGTACAGTTTGTACTGATTGATCAGTTGCTCGATTGCAGGTTTGTCCTCGGGCGCAACGCAACCAATGATCACATTTTGATTGGCGGTCATGCGGAAATCCCCCTTGTGGATTTTGGCGATTTCGAGCAGACCTGTTTTGAGTGGATAATCTGCGCTATCCTTGATGCGACCATTCTGAATGAAGAGCGTCAGGTGTTGTTTTCCATCCGCACCCTGAGTCCAACCATAGCGATCACCGTTGCTTTCGAATGAAAATTCGCGTGCGGTTTGCAGCGGGTAACCCAGGCGCTGTTCGACCTCCGCCCGAAATGCCTCCAGACCCATGCGTTCGATGGTGTATTTGAGACGAGCCTGCGCGCGATCCGAGCGATTTCCAAAATCACGCTGTGTGGTCATCACCTTTTCGGCAACATCCACTGCCTGTTCCGGTGTGCAAAATCCAAGCAAATCTGCGAGTCGTGGGAAGGTGTCCTCTCTGCCATGAGTCATCCCCATACCGCCACCGACAGTAACATTGTAGCCAACGAGTTGACCTTGGTCGTCGGCAATTGCGATAAAACCGAGGTCATGCGC comes from the Puniceicoccaceae bacterium genome and includes:
- the rpsB gene encoding 30S ribosomal protein S2 — its product is MNITVRDLLDAGVHFGHQIRRWNPRSKPFIHDHRHGVSIIDLEKTYEQLEIATQYVEELVAKGKDVLFVGTKKQAKDIIREAAVNVHMPFSVNRWMGGTLTNFVTIKSSLAKYHKFLEMETDGRLAKLPGKESAAIRRQMERMFRNFEGLKEVKELPAAMFVVDIKNEQIAVAEARILGIPVVGLVDTNSDPTQVDYPIPGNDDAVKSIRLIVETISEAVQNGLARRTTVVESRGFTPRIREEQVDPSHETGVTLPEGYEEFGDSAAAPVEAPVEAPVVEEAPVVEAPVAEEVAEQAPVEQETEEAPVVEEAADEQPEEEEVAEKKASKPAKKAKTTKKKAASEEEE
- the cysI gene encoding assimilatory sulfite reductase (NADPH) hemoprotein subunit translates to MSTDPNKLHANEGIKTRSNYLRGTLAESIQNPLTGGIPEEDAQLTKFHGFYIQDDRDVRAERRKKKLEKAHSFMIRLRIPGGVITPEQWIAIDRIADTWANGQLRLTTRQTFQYHGVIKGNLKRTIQDINKACIDTIAACGDVNRNVMCNPNPYQSHLHAEVHKLAEAISSHLLPRTRAYHELWLDEEKVSGGAEPEEPLYGATYLPRKFKVVIAVPPSNDVDIYAHDLGFIAIADDQGQLVGYNVTVGGGMGMTHGREDTFPRLADLLGFCTPEQAVDVAEKVMTTQRDFGNRSDRAQARLKYTIERMGLEAFRAEVEQRLGYPLQTAREFSFESNGDRYGWTQGADGKQHLTLFIQNGRIKDSADYPLKTGLLEIAKIHKGDFRMTANQNVIIGCVAPEDKPAIEQLINQYKLYKGLHQTGMRLSSMACVALPTCGLALAESERYLPDVVTQLEEIMKEHGLRDDSIVIRMTGCPNGCARPYLGEIAFVGKAPGVYNVYLGAAFNGNRLNKLYRDAVPQDNLVPLLRPILIDYATHRKKGEHFGDFVIRAGYVAPTRKGSEFHNDVKYKEYMI
- the tsf gene encoding translation elongation factor Ts, with protein sequence MSQINAKQVGELRAKTGAGLMDCKKALVEAGGDFEKATTILRKMGVADAAKRSGRNAAEGLVESYIHLGGKVGVLIEINCESDFVAKNEGFKEFARDLCMHIAAANPTYVKRDDVPEELVEKEREIATEQAEGKPAQAIQKIVEGKLNKYFAENCLMEQSYVKNTDQTIQDLLTEKIALLGENMLIKRFARFQVGE
- a CDS encoding phosphoadenylyl-sulfate reductase, encoding MQTLVNVEELDINTLNQELADLPATGRFERALNLFGDRIFLSTSFGVQSAVMLHMAVSIRPDLPVVWVDTGYLFPETYRFAEVLRERLNLNLQTYVPRMTSAHQEAIYGKRWEDGKEGIEAYNRLNKVEPMNRAVVDLNALAWISGLRREQSSTREHLEVMVRQNKVVKVHPIIDWSAKDVYHYLTKHDLPYHPLWEEGYVSVGDWHSTSKLSDAGSEEATRFGGVKRECGLHELSGQPDFQI